The genomic stretch TGGCGCCGCGATGTTCCCGCGGCGCCATTTTTCTTTGGGTGATTTGCGGCGTAGAGCGCTACTTGTTCCAGACGCCGGCGTGCGGTGCCGCCGCTTCGTCCTCGAGCAGGGGGCCGACCACTTCCGTCGGCCGTTGCCCGCTCTTGAAGACGTCCCGGCATGGCAGATCGAGGGTCGGATTTTCCGGGTGATTGCCGGTCAGGTCCCGCAGCCGGTGTTCGCTCAACCCGTACACCAGCCGTCCGATGCCGGCCCAGTAGATCGCGCCCGCACACATCGCGCAGGGCTCGGCGGACGAGTACAGCGTCGCTCCCTTGAGCACGTCCGGACTGAGCGTCGTGCAGGCCTGCGTCGCCAGCAGGCGTTCGGCATGCGCGGTGCCGTCATGGGCGGGCATATAGCCGTTCTCGGTCTCGATCAGCACGTTGCGGTTCTGGTCGACGAGAATGGCGCCGAAGGGATGGTTGCCGTGGCTGATGGCGCGGCGGGCGACGTCGAACGACCGCCGCAGGAAGAGTTCGTCGAGCTTCGTTTGGTCCAAATCTGAAGTGCTGCTCATCGCCGCTCCCACCGCTCCGTCCATCATGCAGATGGCGGATGCGGCAGGCAAGCAAACTCAATGTCCGGCCATGTGCCGTCCAATGTCCGTGAGATCGGCTTCGCTGGCGCGCGCTTCATAGACGAATTCGCCGTGGAACATCACCACAAGCCGGTCCGAGAGCTCGAGCAATTCATCGAGGTCTTCGCTGACCAAAAGCACCGCCGCCCCCCGGTTGCGCGCGGCCATGATCTCAGCATGGATCTGCGCCACCGCGGCGAAATCCAGTCCGAAGCAGGGATTGGCGGCGATCAGCACCTCGACCTCGCCGCCGAGTTCGCGCGCCAGCACCGCGCGCTGCACGTTGCCGCCCGACAGCGCCGAGATCGGCGTATCCGGCGTGCGGGTCTTGATCTTGTAGAGCCCGATCTTGCGTTCGGCGTCCTCGCGAAAGGCCGCGCGGTTGAGCCACCAGCCGCCGCTGGCAAACGGCGCGCGGTCGAACTCACGGAACGCGATGTTGTCGGCGACGCTCATGCCGCCGACGCAGGCGTTCTTCAGCGGTTCCTCGGGCAGCAGCGACATCTTGTGACGGCGCATCTCCTCCCGGCTGGCGTGATAGACGTCGCCGATCACGCGGATCTCGCCGCTCTCGGCCTCGCGCTGGCCGGCTAGCACCTCGACGAGCTG from Bradyrhizobium sp. Ash2021 encodes the following:
- a CDS encoding nucleoside deaminase; this translates as MSSTSDLDQTKLDELFLRRSFDVARRAISHGNHPFGAILVDQNRNVLIETENGYMPAHDGTAHAERLLATQACTTLSPDVLKGATLYSSAEPCAMCAGAIYWAGIGRLVYGLSEHRLRDLTGNHPENPTLDLPCRDVFKSGQRPTEVVGPLLEDEAAAPHAGVWNK